One part of the Terrimicrobium sacchariphilum genome encodes these proteins:
- a CDS encoding Lrp/AsnC family transcriptional regulator, whose translation MQALIDILQKNALTPREDIARMLDLSVEQVQAEIARLEKDGIILGYQAIVNHNKWDTDSVTAVIEVKITPERDGGFDRIAARIAKFEEVQTCYLMSGGYDLLIVLEARNLRAVAAFVAEKLSTVEAVQSTATHFRLKTYKENGAFHQVELTPERLAVTP comes from the coding sequence ATGCAAGCATTGATCGATATCCTGCAAAAGAACGCCCTCACTCCACGTGAGGACATCGCCCGTATGCTCGACCTTTCCGTCGAACAAGTGCAGGCCGAGATCGCCCGCTTGGAAAAGGACGGCATCATCCTTGGTTACCAGGCCATCGTGAACCACAACAAGTGGGACACGGATTCGGTCACGGCGGTCATTGAGGTCAAGATCACTCCTGAGCGGGACGGCGGCTTTGACCGTATCGCAGCCCGCATCGCCAAGTTTGAGGAGGTGCAGACCTGCTATCTCATGAGCGGAGGTTACGACCTGCTCATCGTCCTGGAGGCTCGCAACCTGCGAGCCGTCGCCGCCTTTGTGGCTGAGAAGCTCAGCACGGTCGAGGCCGTGCAGTCGACCGCGACCCATTTCCGCCTCAAGACCTACAAGGAAAACGGAGCCTTCCATCAGGTCGAGCTCACACCGGAACGCCTCGCGGTCACGCCATGA